One segment of Marvinbryantia formatexigens DSM 14469 DNA contains the following:
- the rpe gene encoding ribulose-phosphate 3-epimerase, translating to MKNLLAPSILAADFCVLGEQIREADEAGADYIHIDVMDGMFVPSISFGMPVVSSIRRATGKLFDVHMMVQDPERYLKDFAACGADSITVHAECCRHLDRTLQEIRELGLRAGVALNPATPLSYLDYVLDKTDMVLLMTVNPGFGGQAFIESSLEKIRTLRQRLDAQGLETDIEVDGGINRKTLPRVLEAGANVIVAGSAVFGGDICKNVKELKEMMK from the coding sequence ATGAAAAATTTACTTGCACCATCAATACTGGCGGCGGATTTCTGTGTGCTCGGAGAGCAGATCCGGGAGGCGGATGAAGCGGGAGCGGATTATATCCATATTGACGTGATGGATGGGATGTTTGTGCCGAGTATTTCTTTTGGAATGCCGGTCGTTTCCTCGATCCGCAGGGCAACCGGAAAGCTGTTTGACGTACATATGATGGTTCAGGACCCGGAGCGTTATCTGAAGGATTTTGCCGCCTGCGGCGCGGATTCCATCACAGTGCACGCCGAGTGCTGCCGTCATCTGGACCGCACACTGCAGGAAATCAGAGAACTGGGGCTGCGCGCGGGCGTCGCCCTCAATCCGGCGACACCGCTGAGCTATCTGGACTATGTGCTGGACAAAACGGACATGGTACTTCTGATGACGGTGAATCCTGGCTTTGGCGGACAGGCGTTTATTGAGAGCAGTCTGGAGAAAATACGGACGCTGCGCCAGCGCCTGGATGCACAGGGACTGGAGACGGATATCGAGGTGGACGGCGGCATCAACCGGAAAACGCTGCCGCGCGTGCTGGAAGCGGGCGCCAATGTCATCGTGGCGGGGTCTGCGGTATTTGGCGGCGATATCTGCAAAAATGTAAAAGAGCTGAAGGAAATGATGAAATGA
- the rsgA gene encoding ribosome small subunit-dependent GTPase A — MQGKIIRGIAGFYYVQTESGVYECRAKGIFRRDGIKPLVGDNVELNVLDETEHTGNIEKLLPRRNALIRPAVANIDQALVIFAAAKPKPNLNLLDRFLVAMEKQSVKSVICFNKQDIVEKEACERLREIYENCGCRVLFVSALTQEGLSGVRAILKGKTTAVAGPSGVGKSSLVNLLVPHAQMQTGAISEKIDRGKHTTRHSEILAVDNDTFLCDTPGFSSLSVWDMEKEELKEYFPEFAPWQGDCRFLGCTHTHEPGCAVKAALAEGKISRQRYENYLEMYDELKNKRKY, encoded by the coding sequence ATGCAGGGAAAAATTATCAGAGGAATTGCCGGATTCTATTATGTGCAGACGGAATCCGGCGTATACGAATGCCGGGCAAAGGGTATTTTCCGCAGGGACGGCATAAAGCCGCTGGTGGGCGACAATGTGGAGCTTAACGTTCTTGATGAGACAGAGCATACCGGCAATATCGAAAAGCTGCTGCCGCGCAGGAATGCCCTTATCCGTCCGGCGGTCGCCAATATCGACCAGGCGCTGGTCATTTTTGCGGCGGCAAAGCCGAAGCCGAATCTCAATCTGCTCGACCGTTTTCTGGTGGCGATGGAGAAGCAGTCGGTAAAGTCGGTAATCTGCTTCAACAAGCAGGATATTGTAGAAAAAGAAGCATGTGAGCGGCTGCGGGAAATCTATGAAAACTGCGGCTGCCGGGTGCTGTTTGTGAGCGCGCTTACGCAGGAGGGCTTATCCGGTGTGCGCGCAATTCTGAAAGGGAAGACGACGGCGGTCGCCGGACCCTCCGGCGTGGGAAAATCGTCGCTTGTCAATCTGCTCGTGCCGCATGCGCAGATGCAGACCGGGGCAATCAGCGAAAAAATTGACCGCGGGAAGCATACCACCCGGCACAGTGAGATACTGGCGGTGGACAACGACACGTTTCTGTGCGATACGCCCGGCTTCAGCTCGCTTTCCGTGTGGGATATGGAAAAAGAGGAATTAAAGGAATATTTCCCGGAATTTGCCCCCTGGCAGGGGGACTGCCGTTTCCTTGGCTGCACGCACACGCATGAGCCGGGCTGCGCGGTGAAGGCGGCGCTCGCGGAAGGGAAAATCAGCCGCCAGAGGTATGAAAATTACCTGGAAATGTATGACGAGCTGAAAAATAAGAGAAAATATTAA